Proteins encoded by one window of Deltaproteobacteria bacterium:
- a CDS encoding DUF433 domain-containing protein: MGKPVIRGTRVPVVRIIGGLAGGMSIKEVSREYEVSEADIRAALAYASEVIDQEEHHPLPPA, from the coding sequence ATGGGGAAGCCGGTCATTCGCGGTACTCGCGTACCGGTCGTACGAATTATTGGCGGCTTGGCTGGAGGCATGAGCATCAAGGAGGTCTCGCGCGAGTACGAAGTCAGCGAAGCGGACATACGTGCTGCGTTGGCTTATGCAAGCGAAGTGATCGACCAAGAAGAACATCACCCTCTGCCTCCCGCATAA
- a CDS encoding LLM class flavin-dependent oxidoreductase: MPINILGMIGVAPPTTGGATVHVIGGGIDRDYVRRFSQVHEDSGFDAVLVGYTSSSAEGFQIAQYAAAHTNHLKFLVAHRPGFVMPTLAARTAATFDSLTDGRLWLHIITGGADNEQQRDGDWLGHDDRYARTDEYLEIVRRMWTAEKPFDFEGRFYRVKKAFSEVRSPQKPHIPIYFGGASDAAVTVGAKHSDVYALFGEPRAEIGAMIERIRAEAEPYDRQPRFNVSFRPIIARTEGEAWDKARNILAQIEKNPQKLPVAMEAEFSRRLTRLADEGEVYDERLWTGLVKISGANGNTTALVGTPEQVAEAIVRYYDLGVRGVLIRGFDPFADAKEFGKELIPCIRALVAERDRSVTLIHQGENYARAK; the protein is encoded by the coding sequence ATGCCCATCAACATTCTCGGCATGATTGGCGTCGCACCGCCGACGACTGGTGGCGCGACAGTACACGTCATTGGTGGTGGCATCGATCGTGATTACGTTCGTCGCTTTTCGCAAGTACATGAAGATTCGGGCTTCGATGCGGTGTTGGTCGGCTATACCTCTTCTTCTGCCGAAGGATTTCAGATTGCGCAGTATGCCGCAGCACATACAAATCACTTAAAATTTCTCGTTGCCCATCGGCCAGGATTTGTCATGCCGACGTTAGCAGCGCGCACGGCTGCAACGTTCGATTCCCTCACCGATGGTCGCTTATGGCTGCATATCATCACTGGCGGTGCAGACAACGAGCAACAACGTGACGGCGATTGGCTTGGTCACGATGACCGTTATGCACGTACAGACGAGTATTTGGAAATTGTCCGTCGTATGTGGACCGCAGAGAAGCCGTTCGACTTCGAGGGTCGGTTCTATCGTGTCAAGAAAGCGTTCTCCGAGGTTCGCTCTCCACAAAAGCCGCATATTCCTATCTACTTTGGTGGCGCATCAGATGCTGCAGTCACTGTTGGCGCCAAGCATAGTGATGTCTACGCGTTGTTTGGCGAACCCCGAGCAGAGATCGGTGCAATGATCGAGCGTATTCGCGCTGAAGCGGAACCGTATGATCGCCAACCACGATTTAACGTGTCGTTTCGTCCGATTATTGCTCGCACAGAAGGTGAAGCCTGGGACAAAGCGCGCAATATCCTGGCACAGATAGAGAAGAATCCGCAGAAACTGCCGGTTGCTATGGAAGCAGAGTTTAGTCGCCGCCTCACTCGCCTCGCAGATGAGGGAGAAGTCTATGATGAACGGTTGTGGACTGGCTTGGTGAAAATCTCTGGTGCGAATGGGAATACGACTGCCCTGGTCGGCACTCCAGAGCAAGTCGCTGAGGCTATTGTACGTTACTACGATCTCGGAGTACGTGGCGTATTAATTCGTGGGTTTGATCCGTTTGCTGACGCTAAAGAGTTTGGCAAAGAACTGATCCCGTGTATTCGTGCGCTCGTCGCCGAACGAGATCGCTCTGTCACTCTCATACATCAAGGAGAGAATTATGCTCGGGCCAAATGA
- a CDS encoding RNA polymerase sigma factor codes for MSRREDAVGDEYESDDVLMVRVGRGDQTACRDLVERYLGRIVAFAGRVLDDRPGAEDVAQDVFLRVWQHASRWRPQGTARLTTWLHRIALNLCLDRLAHRRDTPFDDIAEPPDPRPSTERLLHEQELGLHVTRALQNLPDAQRIAISLCYYQGLRNKEAAEMMEISAEALESLLVRGRRTLRERLAHLAPSLRGDD; via the coding sequence CTGAGTCGTAGAGAGGATGCGGTCGGAGATGAGTACGAGTCGGACGACGTACTCATGGTTCGAGTTGGGCGGGGAGATCAAACTGCCTGTCGTGACTTGGTGGAACGCTACCTTGGACGTATTGTGGCGTTTGCTGGTCGTGTCCTTGACGACCGCCCTGGTGCAGAAGACGTTGCCCAGGACGTCTTCTTACGCGTCTGGCAGCATGCAAGCCGCTGGCGTCCACAGGGAACCGCGCGGTTGACGACCTGGCTTCATCGTATCGCGCTGAATTTATGTCTCGATCGTCTTGCGCACCGCCGCGATACTCCTTTCGATGACATTGCCGAGCCGCCCGACCCACGCCCATCAACCGAGAGGTTGTTGCATGAACAAGAACTCGGCCTCCACGTCACCCGTGCCTTACAAAACTTACCTGACGCACAACGCATCGCCATCTCGTTGTGTTATTACCAAGGACTACGCAATAAAGAGGCAGCTGAAATGATGGAGATTAGTGCTGAAGCACTGGAGTCACTGTTAGTGCGTGGGCGACGTACGCTACGCGAGCGCTTAGCCCACCTGGCCCCTTCCCTGCGAGGAGATGACTAA
- a CDS encoding ABC transporter ATP-binding protein codes for MLEVEIHKRLAGFDLDVAFTTNHELVVLFGPSGAGKSLTLQAIAGTFTPDSGRISIDEQLVYDSTQRLNLLPQQRRIGYVPQHYALFPHLTAAGNIGFGLLHRPRPEREAKVQELLALFGLQGLEHRRPRELSGGQQQRVALARALAVDPRLLLLDEPLAALDVTLRESLREELIQLQARTKITILVVTHDLADAFALGQRVIIYDAGKVIQQGTREQVFFHPATRRVAEFVGTGNILPAVVERSEKDVLWVRWQNQLLTVASHPLSPGTSVYICVRPTQILLVRPDRLSQRERENVLHGRVVNERLERETYILHWRLADSDTPYDLEIVLPRYVYHRLSLDTEKEVMVELRRQALHVILTSQGKETV; via the coding sequence ATGCTTGAGGTTGAAATCCACAAGCGACTCGCTGGTTTCGATCTCGACGTCGCATTCACCACCAATCACGAACTGGTTGTGCTCTTTGGCCCGTCAGGCGCAGGGAAAAGCCTCACACTGCAGGCCATTGCGGGAACCTTCACCCCCGACAGTGGTCGGATATCGATTGACGAGCAGTTAGTCTACGACAGCACCCAACGTCTCAACCTGTTACCACAGCAGCGCCGGATTGGGTACGTACCACAACACTACGCGCTCTTTCCACATTTAACCGCTGCCGGAAACATCGGCTTTGGGTTGTTACATCGCCCACGACCTGAACGTGAAGCAAAGGTGCAAGAGTTACTCGCGCTCTTTGGCTTGCAAGGGTTAGAGCATCGTCGCCCACGTGAGTTATCTGGCGGGCAACAGCAACGCGTTGCCCTGGCCCGAGCGCTGGCTGTTGACCCACGACTGCTGCTACTTGATGAGCCGCTTGCAGCACTCGACGTGACATTACGCGAGTCGTTACGAGAAGAACTCATACAACTGCAAGCACGGACGAAGATTACGATACTTGTCGTCACCCATGATCTAGCAGATGCCTTCGCCCTAGGACAGCGAGTGATTATTTATGATGCAGGGAAGGTGATCCAACAAGGGACGCGAGAGCAAGTCTTCTTTCATCCAGCCACGCGACGCGTCGCGGAGTTTGTTGGTACAGGCAACATTCTTCCGGCAGTAGTTGAACGCTCCGAGAAGGATGTGCTGTGGGTCCGCTGGCAAAATCAGCTTCTTACAGTGGCATCACATCCACTAAGCCCAGGAACATCGGTCTATATCTGTGTCCGTCCAACCCAGATCTTACTTGTCCGCCCAGATCGCCTCTCGCAACGAGAACGAGAAAACGTGCTGCATGGACGAGTCGTCAATGAACGCCTTGAACGCGAGACCTACATCCTGCACTGGCGGTTAGCAGACAGCGATACGCCATACGACTTAGAAATCGTCCTGCCTAGGTATGTGTATCATCGATTGTCGCTTGATACTGAAAAGGAAGTGATGGTTGAGTTGCGGCGGCAGGCGCTGCATGTCATTCTTACAAGCCAAGGAAAGGAAACTGTATGA
- a CDS encoding SDR family NAD(P)-dependent oxidoreductase has protein sequence MNEIRFDGRVVVVTGAGNGLGRSHAKFFASRGAKVVVNDLGGTVAGTGGSHAAADAVVAEIKAAEGQAVANYDSVATEEGGRNIIKTALDAFGTVDILINNAGNVRDKTLDKMDLADFRALVDVHLMGAVYCSHAAWPTMHAKKFGRIVMTSSAAGLYGNHGHTNYGAAKLAVVGFMNALKEEGRKHNITIHAIAPMAQTRMTENVTNPKTAALLKPEFVTAAVAWLCAPENEETGHIIEAGAGYYAKVEIREARGALFDTATIPTPEQIRDRYTEICDMSQAAPYLNASDVMRKVFRMVAPRE, from the coding sequence ATGAACGAAATTCGCTTCGATGGTCGTGTTGTGGTTGTCACTGGCGCAGGCAATGGTCTCGGGCGTAGCCACGCTAAGTTCTTTGCCTCACGCGGTGCAAAGGTTGTGGTCAATGATCTTGGGGGGACGGTCGCTGGAACCGGTGGTTCGCATGCCGCCGCCGATGCCGTCGTCGCAGAGATCAAAGCTGCCGAGGGACAGGCAGTAGCCAACTATGATTCTGTTGCCACCGAAGAAGGTGGACGCAATATTATTAAAACTGCGCTTGATGCCTTTGGTACCGTCGACATCCTTATCAACAATGCCGGAAACGTGCGCGATAAAACCCTCGACAAAATGGACCTGGCCGACTTTCGTGCTTTGGTTGATGTACATTTGATGGGTGCAGTCTACTGTTCCCACGCCGCATGGCCGACGATGCACGCCAAGAAATTTGGTCGCATTGTCATGACCAGTTCCGCCGCTGGCTTGTATGGCAATCATGGTCACACAAATTATGGTGCGGCCAAGCTGGCGGTTGTCGGCTTTATGAATGCACTCAAAGAAGAAGGACGAAAGCACAACATTACCATACATGCGATTGCGCCGATGGCGCAGACACGCATGACAGAGAACGTTACCAACCCAAAGACTGCGGCGTTGCTGAAGCCCGAGTTTGTCACTGCAGCAGTTGCGTGGCTGTGCGCGCCGGAGAATGAAGAGACCGGTCACATTATCGAAGCGGGCGCTGGCTATTACGCTAAGGTAGAAATTCGCGAAGCGCGCGGTGCGTTGTTTGACACTGCCACTATCCCTACCCCTGAACAGATTCGTGACCGCTACACTGAGATCTGCGACATGAGTCAGGCTGCCCCATACCTGAATGCGTCAGATGTGATGCGCAAGGTGTTTCGTATGGTGGCGCCGCGGGAGTGA
- a CDS encoding MFS transporter → MKAESEEHHQDSKTLLTSDAGRRTPDFSPASRSPKFRFVVMGALWMTAFFLFLDRVNISLAAPYIMDDLGLSGIETGLILSSYYWGYILGQLCGGVASDRLSIRKWSTLMFAGWCVLTALTGLCRTVTQFAIVRGLFGVSEGWVANPINKLENNWLLPNERGWVYGVTVGFGYVGLIVGLPLVGWLIGQWGWRAMFYGTGALTVLGVIIFWLLIYDRPEQHPWISQAEKDLLAEALTKDRVTFDPQKGTTRTLSFAEGVRTLASSWVFWAICVANFFTLCVGFTSLSWLPGYLVKERGYTIMTSGLVLAIPYLAAFIGSFSGGYIGDRTGNRSAVGLVMNLLTGPLMIALMLTQDMTMTIALMSVVLFVNAAAFNSLIVLMFDLFPAEVLGVAAGLCIGLFGGLGGVTGPLVLGYAYDQTQSFFWGFSAIGIGATVASLVLIPVWMYEQRVKREKSNKASGHRL, encoded by the coding sequence ATGAAAGCAGAAAGCGAAGAACACCATCAGGATTCTAAGACTCTTCTGACGTCGGACGCCGGACGCCGGACACCGGACTTTTCTCCGGCGTCCCGCTCCCCAAAGTTCCGTTTCGTCGTCATGGGTGCGTTATGGATGACGGCGTTCTTTCTCTTTCTCGATCGCGTCAACATCTCGCTCGCTGCGCCGTACATTATGGACGATCTGGGATTGAGCGGAATCGAGACCGGTTTGATTCTCAGCTCCTATTATTGGGGCTATATCCTCGGGCAGTTATGTGGCGGTGTTGCTTCTGATCGGCTTAGTATTCGTAAGTGGTCAACATTGATGTTCGCTGGCTGGTGCGTGCTGACCGCACTCACTGGTCTATGTCGTACGGTCACACAGTTTGCCATCGTGCGTGGACTATTCGGTGTGTCAGAGGGCTGGGTCGCCAACCCCATCAACAAACTGGAAAACAACTGGTTACTTCCTAACGAACGAGGCTGGGTCTACGGTGTGACCGTCGGGTTTGGCTACGTGGGCCTCATTGTCGGATTGCCGTTAGTGGGCTGGCTGATTGGCCAGTGGGGCTGGCGTGCCATGTTCTATGGCACGGGTGCGCTGACTGTTCTGGGCGTGATTATTTTCTGGTTGCTCATTTACGACCGTCCAGAGCAACATCCATGGATCTCACAAGCAGAGAAAGACCTCCTCGCTGAAGCCCTCACGAAAGATCGTGTTACCTTTGATCCGCAGAAAGGCACGACTCGTACATTGTCGTTTGCTGAAGGAGTGCGCACCTTGGCCAGTAGTTGGGTGTTCTGGGCCATTTGCGTCGCCAACTTCTTCACTCTTTGTGTTGGTTTTACCAGCCTGAGCTGGCTTCCTGGCTACCTGGTCAAGGAACGTGGCTATACGATCATGACGAGCGGTCTCGTGTTGGCGATTCCATATCTTGCCGCGTTTATTGGCTCGTTCTCAGGGGGGTATATCGGCGACCGAACGGGAAATCGCAGTGCAGTTGGTTTGGTCATGAATCTTCTCACCGGCCCGCTCATGATTGCCCTGATGCTCACGCAAGACATGACGATGACCATCGCTTTGATGAGCGTCGTGTTATTTGTCAATGCCGCAGCATTCAATTCTCTTATTGTGCTGATGTTCGATCTTTTTCCTGCAGAAGTCTTGGGCGTTGCGGCAGGCTTGTGTATTGGCTTGTTCGGTGGATTAGGCGGAGTGACTGGTCCGCTCGTGTTGGGCTATGCCTACGACCAGACGCAGTCATTCTTCTGGGGATTCTCAGCGATTGGTATTGGTGCAACGGTCGCTTCGCTGGTTTTGATTCCGGTGTGGATGTACGAACAACGAGTCAAGCGGGAGAAGTCGAACAAGGCTTCAGGTCACAGGCTGTAG
- the modA gene encoding molybdate ABC transporter substrate-binding protein, with amino-acid sequence MRISIDSKRWKQLFLGIMVLSVVCVHGGQISLGTGLVQAAEPSSSAKELVVFAAASLTEPFREIAKQLELAYPGLKVVYNFGGSSALRTQLEQGAHADVFAAADAIQIEQAKKNGIVQGDTPVFAQNRLVVIVPLANPAKIKTFCGLGKPGIKLDLAHANVPIGNYSRQAIAKASTACGADFEERTLNNVVSEEENVKQVVTKIQLGEADAGIVYASDVTIRVNKDVHTITLDDAYNQIASYPIAVTAVAKSRNMAEVFVTFVLSPEGQVILGGHGFMPVKNRKLSQ; translated from the coding sequence ATGAGAATCAGTATCGATAGCAAACGGTGGAAACAACTCTTCCTTGGCATCATGGTACTCAGTGTTGTTTGTGTTCATGGTGGTCAGATCTCTCTCGGCACCGGCCTCGTCCAGGCAGCTGAACCGTCAAGCTCCGCAAAAGAGCTGGTCGTGTTTGCTGCCGCTTCGCTGACAGAACCTTTTCGTGAAATCGCGAAACAGCTCGAACTTGCCTATCCGGGCTTGAAAGTGGTGTACAATTTTGGCGGGTCATCAGCACTACGCACGCAATTGGAGCAAGGGGCTCATGCTGACGTGTTCGCTGCTGCTGACGCGATCCAAATCGAGCAGGCGAAAAAAAACGGAATTGTTCAAGGGGACACCCCTGTCTTTGCACAAAACCGACTCGTGGTCATTGTTCCACTCGCAAACCCTGCGAAGATTAAAACCTTCTGTGGCCTCGGGAAACCTGGCATCAAACTCGATCTTGCGCATGCGAATGTTCCGATAGGAAACTACAGTCGCCAAGCAATTGCCAAAGCCAGTACGGCCTGTGGAGCCGATTTTGAGGAACGAACGTTAAATAATGTTGTTTCCGAAGAAGAGAATGTCAAACAAGTCGTGACGAAAATTCAGCTTGGTGAGGCTGATGCCGGTATCGTCTATGCTTCTGATGTCACCATACGGGTGAACAAAGATGTGCACACCATCACCCTCGATGATGCCTACAATCAGATTGCTAGCTATCCGATCGCCGTGACGGCAGTTGCCAAGAGCCGCAACATGGCAGAAGTCTTCGTCACCTTCGTCCTTTCCCCCGAAGGCCAAGTCATTCTAGGAGGACACGGGTTCATGCCAGTGAAAAATAGAAAATTGTCGCAATAG
- a CDS encoding cyclase family protein yields MATVPTFAQLPVVGQTTERHAWDVFGRDDQLGTINLITPEHVKRASSLVRTGKVINLDLPLNFPFPLYGGFRAAGYKHHIEIGRGARDDYVDNLAMQGSSQWDSLRHIRYREFGYYGGRQDEDLDNKGQLGIENWARRGIIGRGVLLDASGYMQRQGTPLVASKKFAMDGPFLEKVAAAQKVKLESGDLILLRTGWLTWYKTLDEAGRESLRGTLHPGDDGMACPGLDPSQATAAWVWDHQIAAMASDNVALEVLPVDPAIGFQHRRLIALQGMPIGEVWDLDELAQECAKDGVYEFMLVSSPLNLPGGVGSPPNAYAIK; encoded by the coding sequence ATGGCCACAGTGCCAACGTTCGCACAATTGCCAGTGGTCGGTCAGACCACTGAACGTCACGCCTGGGATGTGTTTGGACGCGATGACCAACTCGGCACCATCAATCTCATTACCCCCGAACATGTGAAACGAGCCTCATCGCTCGTGCGCACGGGAAAAGTCATTAATCTTGATCTACCACTCAATTTCCCTTTCCCGCTCTATGGCGGGTTCCGCGCTGCTGGGTATAAACATCACATCGAGATTGGTCGTGGTGCGCGTGATGATTATGTCGATAACCTCGCCATGCAAGGTTCCAGTCAGTGGGACAGTCTGCGTCATATTCGCTATCGCGAGTTTGGCTACTACGGCGGTCGGCAAGACGAGGACCTCGACAATAAAGGACAACTTGGCATCGAAAACTGGGCGCGGCGCGGCATCATTGGCCGTGGCGTGTTGCTTGATGCGTCAGGCTATATGCAACGGCAAGGAACACCGCTCGTTGCGAGCAAGAAGTTCGCGATGGATGGTCCGTTTTTGGAGAAAGTCGCTGCTGCGCAGAAAGTGAAACTCGAATCTGGGGACCTCATTCTGCTCCGCACCGGCTGGCTGACCTGGTACAAGACGCTCGATGAAGCTGGACGAGAAAGCCTCCGTGGCACCTTGCATCCAGGTGATGATGGCATGGCATGCCCTGGACTCGATCCAAGCCAGGCCACTGCTGCATGGGTTTGGGATCATCAAATTGCGGCGATGGCCTCAGACAACGTCGCACTGGAAGTATTGCCGGTTGATCCAGCAATTGGCTTTCAACATCGCAGACTGATTGCATTGCAAGGGATGCCGATCGGTGAGGTGTGGGATCTCGATGAACTCGCGCAGGAATGCGCAAAAGACGGAGTGTATGAGTTCATGCTGGTTTCATCGCCGTTGAATCTGCCTGGGGGCGTGGGGTCACCACCCAATGCGTACGCTATTAAATGA
- a CDS encoding periplasmic heavy metal sensor, with product MSTARCSSRYSIAVVFAGKETGMTRLFRVTLLIVLGSVGGWLLPSWAAPPMPMGRPPFLDQLFPPELVMRNQTEIGLTATQQAAITQAMTEAHTKLIDLQWKLEAATQALTKILEQATVDETAALAQWEQVTSIEQQVKKAHFTLLVRIKNQLTPAQQEKLRTLRPARPGPGGPPWMRGRRPEGMGGTPE from the coding sequence ATGTCCACAGCTCGATGCTCCTCAAGATACTCAATCGCAGTCGTATTTGCAGGGAAGGAAACTGGTATGACCCGACTTTTTCGTGTGACGCTTCTGATCGTGCTGGGCAGTGTGGGTGGATGGCTACTCCCAAGCTGGGCGGCTCCACCAATGCCAATGGGACGCCCACCGTTTCTCGATCAACTCTTTCCTCCGGAATTGGTCATGCGCAACCAAACGGAGATTGGCTTAACTGCGACACAGCAAGCAGCGATTACACAAGCCATGACCGAAGCGCACACCAAACTCATTGATCTACAGTGGAAACTCGAAGCAGCGACACAAGCGTTAACAAAGATCCTGGAGCAAGCGACAGTCGACGAGACGGCAGCGCTGGCGCAATGGGAGCAAGTCACCAGTATTGAGCAACAGGTGAAGAAAGCTCACTTTACGCTCTTGGTCCGTATCAAGAACCAACTCACACCCGCTCAGCAAGAAAAATTGCGGACATTACGACCAGCGCGCCCAGGTCCAGGAGGGCCACCGTGGATGCGTGGCAGACGACCGGAAGGAATGGGCGGCACGCCGGAGTAA
- the modB gene encoding molybdate ABC transporter permease subunit, producing the protein MNSTRLLLLVPVLGVGLFLSLPLVAIFLRVLPADGAWAALHQPVVAEALWLSLLTSLCSLGLALALGTPLAYLLARYRFPGAALVDTLIDLPMVLPPTVAGVALLMTFGRRGILGSYLDLFGIHIAFTTLAVILAQSFVSIPFYIRAARAGFQSVDQELERVAYTLGHSHLSTFVRVTIPLAFPALLSGAVMTWARALGEFGATIMFAGNLIGRTQTMPLAIYTAMESDLTVALVLSSILAIVSFSVLFSVRYILHRSPFGVYA; encoded by the coding sequence ATGAACAGTACACGTCTCTTGCTCCTCGTACCGGTCCTTGGCGTCGGTCTTTTTCTTTCGCTGCCGCTGGTTGCCATCTTTCTCAGGGTCTTACCAGCTGATGGCGCATGGGCGGCACTGCACCAACCGGTAGTGGCAGAAGCGTTATGGCTCAGTCTGCTGACCTCGTTGTGTAGCCTCGGACTCGCCTTGGCATTGGGCACCCCGCTTGCGTATCTTCTTGCTCGATATCGTTTCCCTGGTGCTGCACTCGTTGATACGTTAATCGACTTACCGATGGTCTTGCCGCCGACCGTTGCTGGAGTCGCTCTGCTCATGACCTTTGGCCGTCGCGGTATTCTTGGCTCGTATCTTGATCTCTTCGGCATCCACATTGCCTTTACCACTCTCGCGGTTATTCTCGCGCAGAGTTTTGTCAGTATTCCCTTCTATATTCGCGCAGCTCGCGCCGGATTTCAGAGTGTTGATCAAGAACTGGAACGCGTAGCGTATACGCTTGGCCACTCACATCTGAGCACGTTCGTGCGGGTGACGATCCCCCTCGCTTTTCCAGCGTTGCTGAGTGGCGCGGTCATGACCTGGGCACGCGCGTTAGGCGAATTTGGCGCGACCATCATGTTCGCTGGCAATCTCATTGGCCGTACGCAAACTATGCCGCTAGCGATCTACACAGCAATGGAGTCGGACCTTACTGTCGCGCTGGTGCTATCAAGCATTCTGGCGATTGTTTCATTCAGCGTACTCTTTAGCGTGCGCTACATTCTCCACCGCAGTCCGTTTGGTGTGTATGCTTGA
- a CDS encoding sugar phosphate isomerase/epimerase yields the protein MLGPNDLSLCCGTIRHADFRQLVEAASANGYRAISLWPHIYLNARGQGLSDTDLRNILKDNDIAITELDPLCNWIPGCTAPPERGTMSAEFYEGVKAFFSYGEDLFFRIADTLGGRHLNLVQLFPPAIDPKVVGEAFGGVCDRAAKHGLLVSLEFLPWSPIANITQGLEIVTIASRPNGGLMFDTWHHFRSGGTSAQIRQLPKGSIAAIQFNDAPRQPVVADILTETLSARLLPGEGDMDLVGNIQAWDSIGTTAPVGVEVFSSELDKLPPKEAARLAAEATRRVLARARV from the coding sequence ATGCTCGGGCCAAATGATCTCAGTCTGTGTTGTGGAACGATACGTCACGCGGATTTTCGTCAACTGGTTGAAGCCGCAAGCGCCAACGGCTATCGCGCCATTTCCCTCTGGCCGCATATTTACCTGAACGCGCGTGGTCAAGGGTTGAGCGATACCGACCTGCGCAACATTCTCAAAGACAATGACATCGCCATCACCGAACTCGACCCGTTGTGCAATTGGATTCCTGGATGTACAGCTCCGCCCGAACGCGGAACCATGTCGGCGGAATTCTACGAAGGGGTCAAAGCATTTTTCAGCTACGGTGAGGATTTATTCTTTCGTATTGCCGATACGCTCGGTGGCCGTCATCTCAATCTCGTGCAACTGTTTCCGCCAGCTATCGACCCGAAAGTTGTTGGCGAAGCGTTCGGTGGCGTGTGCGACCGCGCAGCAAAGCACGGACTGTTAGTGTCATTAGAGTTCTTGCCGTGGTCTCCGATCGCCAACATTACCCAAGGCTTAGAGATCGTTACAATCGCCAGTCGTCCTAACGGCGGCCTGATGTTCGACACCTGGCATCATTTTCGCTCCGGTGGTACCAGCGCACAAATCCGGCAACTCCCTAAAGGGTCAATTGCCGCGATTCAATTTAACGACGCGCCACGTCAGCCTGTCGTCGCTGACATCCTTACAGAAACACTCAGTGCTCGGCTTTTGCCCGGAGAGGGCGATATGGATCTGGTTGGAAACATTCAAGCGTGGGATTCTATCGGCACCACTGCACCAGTCGGTGTCGAAGTTTTTTCTTCGGAACTCGATAAATTGCCACCTAAGGAAGCAGCTCGTCTCGCTGCCGAAGCTACGCGGCGCGTGTTGGCGCGAGCCAGGGTGTAG
- a CDS encoding ATP-binding protein encodes MIRRFITDRMLAGIRSFPVVALLGPRQAGKTTLALALAKDLTQEALYLDLERDSDRSKLDEAELYLRQHHEKLVILDEVQRRPELFSLLRSLVDECIRAGKRAGHFLVLGSASRDLLQQSSESLAGRIAYLSLAPFSAAEVFLDDRSADLEQLWLRGGFPGSYLAESEQTSWDWRSNFITTYLERDIPQLGPRLPAEQMRRLWTMLAHGQGGQLNAARLAGSLGVSGHTIRHYLDVLTDLYMVRQLPPWSGNSTKRLVKTPKVYVRDSGLLHRLTNIPDMETLLGHPLCGESWEGFILESLLVHLPDSWMASYYRTSAQAEIDLVLEGPRRQVLAIEIKRTLMPQVSKGFRLGCEEVKASERYYVTPIRERYPLGNDIEAITISELLSRVVLNS; translated from the coding sequence ATGATTCGCCGCTTTATAACCGATCGGATGCTGGCTGGGATACGGTCTTTTCCTGTTGTGGCTTTGCTTGGGCCACGCCAGGCAGGGAAGACCACGCTCGCGTTAGCACTAGCAAAAGACCTGACGCAGGAAGCGCTGTATTTGGATCTCGAACGTGACTCTGATCGCAGCAAGCTGGATGAAGCTGAGCTCTATCTTCGCCAACACCATGAGAAACTGGTGATTCTTGATGAAGTGCAACGCCGTCCTGAGTTATTCTCTCTCTTACGCAGCTTGGTTGATGAGTGCATTCGTGCCGGCAAGCGTGCTGGGCATTTCCTCGTGCTGGGCTCAGCTTCTCGGGATCTGCTGCAACAATCATCTGAAAGCTTAGCCGGTCGCATTGCCTATCTTTCTCTTGCGCCGTTTTCTGCCGCAGAGGTTTTTCTGGATGATAGGAGTGCCGATCTTGAGCAATTGTGGCTGCGTGGAGGATTTCCGGGAAGTTATTTGGCAGAGAGCGAACAAACCAGTTGGGATTGGCGGAGCAATTTCATCACGACATATCTCGAACGGGATATTCCTCAGCTTGGTCCTCGACTGCCAGCCGAGCAAATGCGACGGTTGTGGACGATGCTTGCGCATGGGCAGGGGGGACAACTCAATGCGGCCCGCTTGGCTGGGAGTTTAGGCGTGTCTGGTCATACGATTCGACATTACTTGGATGTGTTGACCGATTTGTACATGGTGCGTCAACTTCCTCCGTGGTCTGGGAATAGCACGAAGCGATTGGTGAAAACGCCAAAGGTCTACGTTCGCGACTCTGGCTTATTGCATCGGCTTACCAACATCCCAGATATGGAGACATTGCTCGGTCACCCTTTGTGTGGCGAGTCCTGGGAAGGGTTCATCCTGGAGTCGCTGTTAGTTCACCTGCCTGATTCATGGATGGCATCCTATTATCGTACCAGCGCTCAGGCAGAGATTGATCTGGTGCTCGAAGGGCCACGCCGTCAGGTGCTGGCAATTGAGATCAAACGAACGCTGATGCCACAGGTGAGTAAAGGCTTTCGCCTCGGATGCGAAGAGGTCAAAGCCTCAGAACGGTATTATGTCACTCCGATTCGTGAGCGGTATCCTCTTGGGAATGATATCGAAGCCATCACTATAAGTGAATTGCTTTCGAGAGTTGTGCTCAACTCTTGA